In Alteromonas sp. RKMC-009, the genomic stretch GCGGATTTTGTAATCAATAGGATTGACTCCACTTGCAAATATTTTTACTTGCACCTGACCTGCTGATGGAGAGGGTAAGTTAATCAGGGCATCCCGGAATACTGTACCCTCTTCATATCTATCTAATACCAAAGCACGCATTTGTCTGTTTAACGCTGTCATCAATAACCTCACAAACTGAATATTCAGCGTGTGGTTAAATCACCCGCTGGTTAATAGGTCTTTTATTAAACGATTTAAAACTCTTGAACAGTTGGGCGCAGAACAATCTCGTTGATATCTACATCCGCAGGCTGCTCAATTGCGTATGCGATAGCACGAGCAACAGATTCAGATGGAATTTCATTTTGCTGATAAAAATCTTTTACAAAGGCTGCCCCCTGAGTATCTGAACTTCCATGTTTTAATTCAGATTCGACTGCCCCCGGTGAAATGATTGTTGAACGAATGTTACCCCCAACTTCATGGCGCAAGCCTTCGGCAATAGCGCGAACAGCGAATTTGGTTCCGCTATAAACCGTGCCGCCGGGACTGAATACTTTGATACCCGCTACGGACGAAATATTGATAAAGTGGCCTGTTCCCTGAGCCTGAAAGATCGGAAGCGCTGCGGCTACTCCATACAGCAGACCTTTAACGTTGATGTCAATCATGCGATCCCATTCGTCAACCCGAGTCTCAGCTAACGGTGCAATCGCCATTAACCCTGCATTATTGATAACCACATCAACTTTACCGAAGCGCTCTTGTGCAAGATTTACAAGGGCCTTCACTTGGTCCGGGCTAGTCACATCTGTCGCTTGAACCGCAACTTCTCCGCCCGCTGTGCGTATGTCAGCAGCAATAGCTTCAAGCTTGTCGATGCGTCGGGCACCTAAAACAACAGATGCGCCAAGGCTGGCTAAATGTCTTGCCGTGGTCTCGCCTAAACCGCTGCTACCACCAGTGATAACAACGACCTTACCGCTGATGTTATTTGCTAAAACACTGCTCATAGTTAATATCCTCAAATAAGTTGAATGACGTTGTCTAAATAACAAGCAAAGTATCTCTTACCTTCAAAAACCAATAAATGGAAATGTTTTAATTTCACAATTCCATATTTTGGAATAATATTTATGTATTCATTTCAAACCTGAATGTGACTGTGATGCTTAACAGATTGGAAATGCTCCGGATATTTTGTACTGCTGCTGAGTCTCGCAGCTTTAAAGAAGCGGCTAACCGTCTGGGAATTTCTCCTCAGGCAGTGACACGAGCAGTGAAGGAGTTAGAGCGATTGCAAGGGGAGCTTCTATTTCATCGAAATACTCGACACATACAAGTGACCCTAGTTGGAGAAAAATTTGCTGTGATAGCAAAAGAACGCCTGCGTGCTGTAGATGAATTGTTTCAAACAAGCGCCCCTGACTCGGGTAATGAATTACAAGGGCGGGTTCGTATCGCAGCGCCTGTTGGTTTTGGTCATAAATGCTTAATGCCAGTATTACTGGAACTTTCAACAATACATCCTCAACTGGATATAGACCTGACACTCAGTGACGAGCGCGTGGATGTAGTTGACGAAAAAATAGATATTGGGATTCGTATCGGCTTCATGAGAGATAGTCGATTTATTGCCCGTCAGCTCACCAAAATTAATATGTATGTCGTGGCTTCGCCTGAGTTAATAAATAGAGTGGGAACGCCTGCGTCTATTGAAGAACTAAACCACTTGCCCGTTACAGGGTTAGTAGATCGCAATACGGGAAAGCTTTGGCCATGGGTTTTTTCCATGGACAGACAGTGGACGCCATCCATAACACGTTTTCGAAGTGCCGACACCGAAGCTGAATTAATGGCTATACAAAATGGGCTGGGGTTTGCTCAAATTCCTGACTTTTTGGCCCAAGACTTATTACGCCAGGAGAAACTTGTGAGAGTGTTAGAAGAGGTCGAGCCGGTGCCTTGGGATTTATATATTTATCGCCCTCAACGTGGTCCAGTACCACAACGTATTCGATTGGTTTTTGATCACTTGGTGTCAAGATTGAGTGTCCGCTAATGGCACATATGCGACTGTCAGATTTGACAGACGAATCCAAAGGAGGACTCAAATAAAGTTGAAGTATATTTTTCACCCGCACGCTCAGAAATTGTCATCAGTCTGAGCTGCTTTTAAGCAAATTTTTTCCCAAAAGTTCATATATAGCTGAACTTTAGCAGAATTCTTATTTAAACGTCCCCGTCAAACCCGCATGAATAGTGGAGCTGAGAACTGCATTAAGTTCATTTCCACCAAATATCACATACGCTTTTGTAGTTAACGGACCGTCACCCTTTAACGGCTTTTACTGTCAAACCGAGGCTTCCTTCATACTGACGTAAAGCCTCAACGGCGCTGTCGGGTATGGCAATGCTAAGGGTTACAGCCTGCGAGTAAGTGCAATCTGTGACTTTACCTTTTACCGATTCAGTCCAGTGGCGGACAAATTGTTCCTGAGCAAAATCAGTGGTCACGGTAAAGTCATTGAGTTTTACCTGAGTAATAACCGGCAGGGTTTCCATGGTCTGTTGTGCTGCGCCAGAATAGGCGCGGACAAGTCCGCCGGCTCCCAGTTTTATACCGCCAAAATAGCGGGTAACGATCATCATGATGTTACCCACCGGTTTGTGCTGTAATACATTGAGTATAGGCTTTCCGGCCGTGCCGGAGGGTTCCCCGTCATCAGACATCGCCACGCTGAGTGGCTGCTCGGGATGGCCTAACAGATAAGCCCAGCAATGATGCCTGGCATCCGGATAGCGGGCTTTCACTTCATCAAGCATCAGCATGGCGTCTTCGCGGGTCTGGGCGAAGCCGGCGCAGGCATAAAACTTACTCTTCTTAATTTCCAGCAGGGTTTCGTAACGCTGCGCAGGAATGGAATAACTCATCTTAGTTAAAAGGGTTCTCAATACTGTTAGCGGGCTCAGTAAACCATGCAGGGCCTTCATCTGTCATGTAGAAATGGTCTTCAAGGCGAATACCGAACTCCCCGGGGACCACTATCATCGGCTCGTTACTGAAACACATTCCGGTAGCCAGTGGCTGCGGATTATCTTTCACCAGATAGGGCCATTCGTGTATGTCCATGCCGATACCGTGACCGGTGCGGTGGGGCAGGCCGGGCAACTGATAATCGGGGCCTAACCCGTAGCCCGCCAGGCACTCTCTGGCTGCGGCATCAACCTGTCCGCAAGGCGTACCGGGTTGTGCTGCGTTAAACGCGGCAATCTGCGCTTCTTTTTCTGCCTGCCACAAGCGGGCCTGTTTTTCTGTAGGCTCCCCGAAGCAGTAGGTACGGGTTATGTCAGACAGATAACCTTTCAGTTTACAGCCCGTGTCGATGAGGACCAGGTCGCCGGGTTTCAGTACCTGTGGATCTTTTACTCCATGAGGAAAAGAGGTAGCTTTACCGAACAGGACGATGCAGAAATACGAACCTGCCGGCGCGCCAGTTTTCTTGTGCGCTTCATGAATGAACTGTTCCACTTCGGTGGTGGTGATCCCTTCGTAAAGAATACTGGCGGCGGCTTTGTGCACCTCCAGCGTCATATCCATGGCCCGCTGGATCAGCGCCAGTTCCGGTGCCGTTTTATGCATGCGGCACCCGGCTGTCACCGGACTGGCGTTAACCAGTTGCAACTCAGGCATGGCTTTTTGAAAACCGTCGGTAATAAAAAAGGCCGTTGATTCGTCAATACCCACTTTGTCGCCGGGCTTTACACCGGCTTGCTTCAGTAACTGCGCGAACAGGACGTAAGGACTTTCATGTTCCTGCCAGCCGGCAATGTCACCGGCGATGATCTGACGTTCAGACAGGGAAGCTATTTCGAAAAACGGTGCAATAAAAGTGACCGGACCTTCTGCTGGCAGTAATGCGCCCACCAGTCTTTCACTGGCGTACCATTCAAGGCCGGTGAAATAAGTCATATTGGTGCCGGCATTCAGGTAAAGCGCCGCAATACCCTGCGCTTTCATTAATGCCTGCGCTTTTTGGATCCTGGCTTCAAACTCTTCTTTGCCAATCGCCACAGTATCTTTTGTCATATCCTGAAGTGCGGACAAAGCTTCTTCTTTTGTTTTCCCGCCTATGCCGTTTCCTGTCATGGTACCTCCGGTAAATTCGCTTATTCTGCCGGTTATCTGTCCGGCTTCTTGTGGTTGCTATCATACGGATAAATAAGCAAAGGATCTCCTCGTCCGGCGGTAAATTCAGTCCGCCTGCCGATTTGCTGTTTATCCGCTCATTTTGCACAACCGGCGGCTAAATCTGGTAATCCGTTGTCCTGCCGTGTTAAAACTCAATGCAGCCCATTTCAGGTAAATAACAATAAAAACAGGGAGAACATTTGTGACCACTTTTACACGCTCTGTCCGCATCCTCAGTTTATCCGTCTTTCTGGCCTTTCAGGGAAGTGCTGCAGTGTATGCTGCTTCTGAATCCCTTGCTACAGATACTGCCGACGGCCAGTTTGAAACCTTATACTCGCAGGAATGGCAGTGGCGTAAGAATTACTACAGTGTGGATGAAAACAGCGATACACACGCAGCGCCATCTGCTTTGCCGGATGTGAGTCAGGCCACACAGGAAAAGCGCCTGAGCCGCTGGCAGTCTGTACTGAGAGAGCTGAATACCATTGATACCTCCACATTGTCGCAAGAGAATCAGACCAACTATGCGGTGTACCGTAATCAGATTGAAAACCTCATTATGGAACAGGAATACCGTACCTGGGAAAAGCCGTTGCTGGGCGATACCGCATTCTGGAGCGACCTGACTTACCTGGCGCGGGAGACATTTCACAGCGAACAGGATTATGTGAATTACATCGCCTGGCTTAACGATATGCCACGGTATTTTGATCAACAGATTGCCAACATGAAAATGGGTCTTGCGCGGAAGTTTACCTTACCGGCGATTTCTCTGGCTGGCCGTGAACGCTCTGTGGAGTCGGTAGTTGATGCTGCTGGTGAAGATAACGTGTATTTTCAGCCGTTTACTAAATTCCCTGCAAAAATTCCAGCACCGCGACAACAGGCTTTGCGTGCACAGGCACAAAAAGCGATCAGCGAAGCGGTTATTCCTGCGCATAAAAAACTGCTGTCCTTTTTAGTTGAAGAGTACATTCCCGGGGCACAACCTTCCATTGCCGCTTACGATTTACCTGATGGCAAAGCTTATTACCGTGCTCAGGCAAAGAAATACACCACACTGGATCTAACCCCGGAAGAAATTCATCAGATTGGTCTGGATGAGGTGGCGAAAATACGTGACCGCATGCACGATGTCATGGCTGAGGTGAACTTTGACGGTGATTTGGCGGCATTCCTTCATTTCCTGCGTACCGATCCGCAGTTTTATGTCGATACGCCTCAGGCGCTGCTCGACAGAGCGGCCTGGACGGCTAAAGAGTTTGATGCTGTAGCCTCTGACTTCTTCGGTCATTTGCCCCGTGCCCGTTTTGCTATTATTCCTGTGCCTGATGATATTGCACCGTTTTATACTGCCGGTCGCGGTGGCCCTGGCGTTTATCTGGTTAACACCTACGATTTACCGTCACGCCCGCTTTATTCGCTGCCAGCCCTGACCTTGCATGAGTCAGCACCCGGACACGCCTTCCAGATGCCGTTGTCACTGGAAAATGACGGGATCCCGGACTTCCGTCGTGAAAGCTACATTTCTGCTTACGGAGAAGGATGGGCGCTGTATACCGAGAAACTGGGCGAAGAGATGGGAATCTACCACACCCCTTATGAAATCTTCGGCATGCTGAGCTATCAGATGTGGCGTGCAGCACGACTGGTGGTAGATACCGGTATCCATGCAAAAAGCTGGAGCCGTGAACAGGCGCAACAGTTCATGAAAGACAACACGGCGCTGTCGGTCCATGAAATTACCACTGAAGTTGACCGTTATATTGCATGGCCTGGTCAGGCGTTGTCTTATTACCTCGGACAGATGGCAATGGAATCAAACCGTGCCCGTGCTGAATCTGCATTAGGTGAAAAATTCGATATCCGCCATTTCCACGATACTGTTCTGCAACTGGGCTCAGTACCGTTGTCTGTGCTTGAACAGCGTATCGACCGGTTTATTGAAGAAGGCGGTGTGTCTCCTTATCAGTAATCGTTTTACTTCACGCTACCTGCCCTGATCATTAAGGGCAGGAAGTCCGTAGTTTTATTGCAAAATGTTCATTTTTTATCTTTTCCGATATAGCGTCTATGCTATATACAGTATCGGGCATGGGTTGTTGCCCGGATTCAATTTTATTATGCAGGGTTTGTTTTGGATTACACGGATTCAACTCACGAAAGGAATCTACTTTCCGGCAATCTTCACGAATTACTGGTGAGTCTTAATGATGGCTTTACAGCTTTTTATGATAAAAATAAATCGCTGTGTAAGACGTCACCTCCGGTATCGCATTTTGCTTTTCACGCTTTACTCCCTCATTCGTTAAAAGTATTTGAAAATATAGAGTTAACGGATTTGCCCCGCGTCCTGGACGTACAGAATTTCCTCGGTTATCACTGCGTCTTATCTGCATCAGGGTCTGAACAGTACCCCTGGGCATTATCGGTGATTGCTGATAGCAAGAGCATTTCAAAAATTGCCCATGATTTACCAATCGGCGTTATCAACGTGGATAGCAACTGGAATGCGGCTTTTATCAATGCACGCTGCGCTGACATGATGAAAACTTCATTGGATGAGTTATACGGCAGGAAATGGATTGATTATTTGCCCCCGTCACTGGCCAGGGAATTCCGCGATCACGTGAGTGATACTGAAAATTGCCGGAACCTGTATAAAACACGGATAGAGTTCGTTACGCCTCTGGGCAGCATCTATATATTTTCAGTGCAACTGGCTGCTTACTTTGATTCCAGGGACAATTTTATCAGTGCCTCGGTAACCCTGAATGATGTGACCAACGAATTTCGGGCAGAAAGCAAATTGCAATATATGGCTGACCACGACTCATTAACTGAGTTATTTAACCGGTCCGCCTTTATTCGCAAAGTCGAAGAGATGGATGCCAACCGGTTTTCCCGTTCTTTATTTTTGTTTATCGACATCGACAGGTTCAAAGAAATTAACGATACCATGGGTCATAAATTTGGTGACCTGGTCCTGAAGTTTGTCGGCCGGAAGATAAGTTCTGCTGTGCGCGAAAACGATCTCAGTGCCCGATTTGGCGGCGATGAATTTGTTGTTTGTATGTCTTCTATCACTTCAGACAGAACAGTTGAGGGGATAGCACGAAAGATAGATTCCTTATTGAACAGTACCTGTGTGCTGGATGGGCGCGAAATAGAATTGCGTTGCAGTATTGGTATTGCCTGGACGCCCACTATTCAGTTTGAAGAAAATCAGACCAGAGCTGAAAAGGTTCAGGCTGTTCTGGATGCAGCCGACCAGGGGATGTATGAAGTAAAGCGGGGAGCGCTTACTGCAGAACACTTTAAAATTTATGATGTGAATCTCAGAGAGCAAAAGAAGTGGCTCAAGAATCAGAAAAAAGAACTTCAGGACGTTTTAAGTGACGATGGTCTGACGTGCCATTTTCAGCCAATTTACAGTGTGGACGGCCATATCCGTTCAGTAGAAGCCCTCGCCAGATTTAAAACACCGTTTCAGTATTTCAAAGGCATCGAATCCGTTATCAGTTTTGCTAAACGGCAGAACATGGAGTTGGCACTTTTTGATAACGCATTAAAAGAGGCATTGAAAGGCTTCGCACGATTACGCGAGCATCAGCCTGCGTTGACGCTGAATATGAATGTGGATGTCAGTCAACTCGAAGAAGAAAATTTCAATAAAGTCATTACACAACTCTGCATGGAATTCGGGGTTCCTCTTTCCAGTGTATGTATTGAAATTACAGAGATGATGCTAGAGCGTAACAGCACAAGGGTACAGCGACAGATAAAACAATTGCAGCGCAGAGGGTTTTTAATTTCAATGGACGATTTCGGTACCGGATTCAGTTCATTTAAAAGGTTAATGAATTACGATTTTAATGAACTGAAAATAGACCGCTATTTTGTTCAGAATGTGTCCACCAATGACAAATATAAGAAAACTCTGACAGCAATGATCGCAATGGGGAAAAGTCTTAATCTGCAAATTCTGGCTGAAGGTGTGGAAACAGAGGAACAGTTCCAGCTCTGCAGAAATCTTGGTGCCCAGCTTTTTCAGGGGTTTTATTTTTCTAAGCCACAGGATTCGGATACACTAATAAAAATGCTTAACAGTCAGCCATGTGTAACCTGACACAGGTAGTCTATCGGGAATGAAAATGGAAAAGAGAGCAACGGAAAAGGAAGCGCAATACATTGTAGGCATAGGAGCTTCTGCCGGCGGTCTTGAAGCTCTGCAGGAACTCTTTAATGTACTGCCGGACAATCTTGGCGCATCGTATGTCATTGCTCAGCATTTATCGCCTGACTTTAAGTCGATGATGGATGAGCTGTTAAGTAAAAATACCAAAATGGCTGTACATCAGGCAGTAGAGGGGGAAAAACTGAAACCTGATACGGTTTACCTCATACCTGCCGGCAAACTGATGAGGGTGGCTGAAGGATGCATTTACCTGTCTGATTTACCCCCTGACAACCGCATAAATCTCCCCATTAACGAATTGTTCAGAACCATCGCAGAAGACGTACAGAATCGCGCGATAGGTATAATACTATCCGGTACTGGCTCCGACGGTAGCCGTGGCATTCTGTCTTTGAAAGAGATGGGGGCGATGGTCATCGCCCAGAATCCCGCTGAGGCTCGCTTTGATGGCATGCCGTTAAATGCAATCAATACCGGCTCTGTGGATTTCGTGCTGAATGTTCAGGAGATCCCTGAACAGTTAAGACGTTTCATCGAGCATCCGCTGGTGCGGGAGCAACCCAGTAAGTTCCGTGAACACCTATCTAAGAACTCTAAAATACTCGACGACATTCTTGGTTTAATTAACGATCGTACCGAACTGGATTTTCGTGCTTACAAAGAATCTACGGTCTCCCGCCGTATTGAGCACAGAATGAGCATTAACAGCAAGCATACTTTGCTTGAATACTGGGAATACTTAAACGGTACACCAGATGAAGTTGAGCTTGTAAAACAAGATTTGCTCATTGGTGTCACTCAGTTCTTCAGAGACGCTGAGGTTTGGGAAAGGTTGTATGAAGATGTTGTAAAGCCTATGGTGCTGGAAACATCGAAAGATGACACCATTCGTGTATGGGTTCCGGGGTGTTCTACCGGCGAAGAAGCTTATTCTTATGCCATCCTGTTTTCTGAGGCAATGCAGGAACTAAAAGTGGAGCGTCAGGTTACACTGTTTGCCAGCGATATTGATCAGTCTGCCGTAGCGTTTGCCGCGAATGGAATTTATCCCGGCAGTATTTCTTCTGAAATGTCTTCAGAATTCATTGCGCGGTATTTTAATTTACTGAATGACGGCAGTTACCAGGTGACTAAAGAAATCAGAAATATGGTGGTGTTTGCCACCCACAATCTGATTCAGGATCCGCCATTTTCTAACATGAATCTGGTGAGTTGCCGTAACACGCTTATTTATTTACAAAATGCAGCGCAACAAAAAGTGATGGCGTTTTTCCATTTTGCGTTGAAAGTGAAAGGTTACCTCGTATTAGGAAGTGCAGAATCTCCGGGAAGCTTCAGTATCTATTTTGACTTTACCGATCAGCGCAACCGCATCTATCAGAAAGCCAAAGATATAAAAGTGCCTTCCTCCCAAATTCACTCTGCAAAGCCTTTTCAGAACCGGCATTACAAGCCGAAATCTGTAGCTCACTATTTGAGTTCTCCGAATAAGCGCATTGAGGTAGATCGCAAGTCTGCAGCCGTTGGCAGACAGGCAATGATGGAAGCTTACCTGCCTCCGACATTAATTACAGATACAAAATTGCGGGTTATATACAGCTACGGCGATACGACCGCCTTCACAGCACCTCTGCGGCCGGGTTTGGTTACCCATGATTTATCCGATGTCTTGAGAGACGATTTATCAGGACAGGCCATATCAGCTGCCCATCAGGTATTACGTGAAAATATCTCGGTATTCATGGAAGACATCAGAGTAACCGAAACGGAGCGCTGGTCCTTGCGTTGTTTCAGTTTTAATGAAAACGGGCCTGATAATGTGTTTGTCGCTATAAGTTTCGTACCGGGTTCAATGCAATCATCCCCTGATTCAGACATCACCTATAAGCGTAGCGAGCAGACAGTTAAACGCATAGAAGAACTGGATAATGCTCTGATAGAATGTCAGAAGCTTTATCGTGAAGCGCTGGAAGACTTAGATACAACCAGTGAAGAGTTACAGTCGAGTAATGAAGAGTTGATGGCAGCTAATGAAGAACTGCAGTCGACCAACGAAGAGCTGCAATCGGTGAACGAAGAACTCTATACGGTAAACAGCGAGTATCAGCAAAAAATTGTTGAGCTGACGGACATCAACAATGACTTAGAGAATCTGATGATTGCTACCCATCTGGCCGTGCTGTTTCTTAACAGCGATCTCAAAATCAGAAGATTCACACATGCAATGAAGCAATATGTGAATATTATTGATTTTGATATTAACCGGGATTTCAGAGATTTGTCGTTTAAGAAGCCGCTGAGTTCATTAGATGAGCTCGTTTCCCAGGTTAATCGTGGACAGAAATCTACTGTTAAGGAAGTCTATCAGGATGACAGTACCGCGCAGCGTTACGAGGTAACCGTCAGTCAGTATAAAATTGGCGATAGTGCAAAAGGCGTAATTATCTCTATTGTTGAATTACATCAATGAAAGATTCTTCTCACCCTGATGCTATGCTGGAGCAAGGGCAGCATTACCTCGAAAAGGAACTGCTCAATTTGTTGCAACGCGACAAATTAATGTTCGAATTTTTTCAGGATGATGTTGTAGACGGGCTCTGGTACTGGGATTTAACCGACCCTGAAAATGAGTGGATGAGCCCGAAGTTCTGGCGTCTTTTTGGTTACGACCCGGAATTTAAAGAGCACAAAATTACTGAATGGCAGGACATCATTTTTCCTGAAGATCTTGCTGTCGCTAAACGTAATCTTGAGCTTCACCTGAAAAACCCGAAACATCCTTACGATCAGGTAGTCAGATACTGGCACAAAAACGGCACAATCGTGTGGGTACGCTGTCGCGGTATTGCCATTTATTCCAATGAGGGTGAGCCGTTAAGGTTGCTGGGATGCCATCTTGATATGACAAGGGTCATGGAAAGGCAACAGGAGTTGCTTGGCCTTCAAATAAAATATGAGCATCTGCAAAGAAGACTGGATGAAGTGCATTCAGAGCTTTCCCAGGTAAAGCTATTAAATGACTCTCTGCTCCGCCGCTCGGAAAGTGAACGAATCCGGGACGAATACGGGTTTGCCGGAAGCCAGTTTTTTATTGAGCATGTGCGCTTGCTTGCCCAATCTGCTGACCGCTTAGGATGTAAACTCACTACACTAAGGTTCTCTTTCAACGGTATTAATGGCGATATCACTCAGTCGGATGAATTAAAAAACTTTCTCAATAAATCCGTTTTTGCGTTGATTCCGGGGTGTGTTCCTTTTCAGTTTTCAAATGAGCTGATAGGCGTTGTTATGCTGGATTATTCGGAAAATGACGTCAGAAAAATTGAGTTAGAAATGCGAAGTGCTGTTCAGACTCATTCGTGGTTAGCAGGAAAGCCGGTCATAGGCTTGCAATACCGTGTTTTGCCGGTAAACAGCGAAATGTTAGATAAATATCTGGACCTGTCATACATTCTCGAAATGTTCTTTAAATAAAAAGGGTGTGCTGTGAAGCACACCCTTCGGTCTCTTTCTGAATTTCCTCAGATATCGATACTTAACGGGCCAAGGTTCAGAGAAATCAGTGAACCCGAATCACCCGAGTCGCCGGAGTCAGAGCTTGGACCACTCAGGAAGCCTTCGAGTAGTGACAGACTTCCTCCTTCATTCACAGTGGTTACGTTTCCGGCAGCATCGGTAACAGATGCCGATAACGATATCGGGCCTACACCCAAATCGAGGAACGGTCCGTATGTCCAGGTACCATCTTCAGCAATAGTTACGGTTACTGACACAGTTTGCTCAATTCCCAGAATGTTGGCAGTCAAATCTACATTGACGGCCAGACCTTCCAGTTCCGGATCGGCAGTTCCGGAGATAAACGGTTCAGTAATTGTAGGTACGTGGGTCACATTGAGTGACGGCGGGGTCACGTCGACTTCGCCACTCAGAGCTACCTGACTGAGGTTACCGGCCACATCCAGCACTGACACATTTACATTCAGAATACCTTCCGCCACATCGGCGGGGATATCCAGCGTGTATGAGCCGTCACCGGCTACCGTCGTTGTCAGCGACTGGGTTGCGCCCAGCGCATCTTCTGTTTCAATGGTCACCGTCGCGCCGATTTCATCAGATGTACCAGAGATGGTTGGTGTTAAATCGTTAGTGAAACCAATTGCATCAACGGTCAGTATTGGCAGGGTTAAGTCAATTAACCCTGACGTGCTGACGGTTGCCAGGTTTCCGGCATCATCCAGCACCGACACATTCACATCCAGCAAGCCCTCTGAAATGGCGGTTGGCACAGTCGCGGACCAGGTGCCGTCACCGAGTACTGTGGCGTTGAAGCTCTGGGTATCGCCATTACCATCCGTCACAGCAATACTGACAAGAGCGCCGATTTCGTCAGCAGTACCGGAAATCAACGGGGTGTCACTGGCCAGATCGGTGATCGGGTTGATGTTCAGGATTGGCAACGTCAGGTCAATCAGGCCGGAGGTGTTCACCGTAGCCACATTACCTGCTGCATCCAGTACCGACACGTTCACATCCAGTAAGCCTTCTGAAATTGCCATGGGCACGTTGGCAGACCAGGTACCGTCGCCCAATACTGTCGCGTTGAAGCTCTGGGTATCGCCGTTACCGTCTGTAATGTCGATGGTAACCAGGGCACCGATTTCGTCAGACGTACCGCTGATGAGTGGCGTGTCGCTGGCCAGATCGGTGATCGGGTTGATATTCAGGATTGGCAACGTCAGGTCAATCAGGCCGGAGGTATTCACCGTGGCCACATTGCCCGCGGCATCCAGTACCGACACGTTCACATCCAGCAAGCCTTCTGAAATTGCCATAGGCACGTTGGCAGACCAGGTACCGTCGCCGAGAACTGTCGCGTTGAAGCTCTGCGTGTCGCCGTTGCCGTCAGTAATGTCGATGGTAACCAGTGCGCCGATTTCGTCAGACGTACCGCTGATAAGCGGTGTGTCACTGGCCAGATCGGTGATCGGGTTGATGTTCAGGATTGGCAACGTCAGGTCAATCAGGCCGGAGGTATTCACCGTGGCCACATTGCCTGCCGCATCCAGTACCGACACGTTCACATCCAGCAAGCCTTCTGAAATCGCCACAGGTACGTTGGCTGCCCAGGTGCCGTCGCCGAGAACTGTCGCATTGAAGCTCTGGGTATCACCGTTTCCGTCTGTGATATCGATGGTTACCAGTGCGCCGATTTCGTCAGAGGTACCTGAAATCAACGG encodes the following:
- a CDS encoding SDR family oxidoreductase, giving the protein MSSVLANNISGKVVVITGGSSGLGETTARHLASLGASVVLGARRIDKLEAIAADIRTAGGEVAVQATDVTSPDQVKALVNLAQERFGKVDVVINNAGLMAIAPLAETRVDEWDRMIDINVKGLLYGVAAALPIFQAQGTGHFINISSVAGIKVFSPGGTVYSGTKFAVRAIAEGLRHEVGGNIRSTIISPGAVESELKHGSSDTQGAAFVKDFYQQNEIPSESVARAIAYAIEQPADVDINEIVLRPTVQEF
- a CDS encoding LysR family transcriptional regulator, translated to MLNRLEMLRIFCTAAESRSFKEAANRLGISPQAVTRAVKELERLQGELLFHRNTRHIQVTLVGEKFAVIAKERLRAVDELFQTSAPDSGNELQGRVRIAAPVGFGHKCLMPVLLELSTIHPQLDIDLTLSDERVDVVDEKIDIGIRIGFMRDSRFIARQLTKINMYVVASPELINRVGTPASIEELNHLPVTGLVDRNTGKLWPWVFSMDRQWTPSITRFRSADTEAELMAIQNGLGFAQIPDFLAQDLLRQEKLVRVLEEVEPVPWDLYIYRPQRGPVPQRIRLVFDHLVSRLSVR
- a CDS encoding YigZ family protein — translated: MSYSIPAQRYETLLEIKKSKFYACAGFAQTREDAMLMLDEVKARYPDARHHCWAYLLGHPEQPLSVAMSDDGEPSGTAGKPILNVLQHKPVGNIMMIVTRYFGGIKLGAGGLVRAYSGAAQQTMETLPVITQVKLNDFTVTTDFAQEQFVRHWTESVKGKVTDCTYSQAVTLSIAIPDSAVEALRQYEGSLGLTVKAVKG
- a CDS encoding M24 family metallopeptidase; its protein translation is MTGNGIGGKTKEEALSALQDMTKDTVAIGKEEFEARIQKAQALMKAQGIAALYLNAGTNMTYFTGLEWYASERLVGALLPAEGPVTFIAPFFEIASLSERQIIAGDIAGWQEHESPYVLFAQLLKQAGVKPGDKVGIDESTAFFITDGFQKAMPELQLVNASPVTAGCRMHKTAPELALIQRAMDMTLEVHKAAASILYEGITTTEVEQFIHEAHKKTGAPAGSYFCIVLFGKATSFPHGVKDPQVLKPGDLVLIDTGCKLKGYLSDITRTYCFGEPTEKQARLWQAEKEAQIAAFNAAQPGTPCGQVDAAARECLAGYGLGPDYQLPGLPHRTGHGIGMDIHEWPYLVKDNPQPLATGMCFSNEPMIVVPGEFGIRLEDHFYMTDEGPAWFTEPANSIENPFN
- a CDS encoding DUF885 domain-containing protein produces the protein MTTFTRSVRILSLSVFLAFQGSAAVYAASESLATDTADGQFETLYSQEWQWRKNYYSVDENSDTHAAPSALPDVSQATQEKRLSRWQSVLRELNTIDTSTLSQENQTNYAVYRNQIENLIMEQEYRTWEKPLLGDTAFWSDLTYLARETFHSEQDYVNYIAWLNDMPRYFDQQIANMKMGLARKFTLPAISLAGRERSVESVVDAAGEDNVYFQPFTKFPAKIPAPRQQALRAQAQKAISEAVIPAHKKLLSFLVEEYIPGAQPSIAAYDLPDGKAYYRAQAKKYTTLDLTPEEIHQIGLDEVAKIRDRMHDVMAEVNFDGDLAAFLHFLRTDPQFYVDTPQALLDRAAWTAKEFDAVASDFFGHLPRARFAIIPVPDDIAPFYTAGRGGPGVYLVNTYDLPSRPLYSLPALTLHESAPGHAFQMPLSLENDGIPDFRRESYISAYGEGWALYTEKLGEEMGIYHTPYEIFGMLSYQMWRAARLVVDTGIHAKSWSREQAQQFMKDNTALSVHEITTEVDRYIAWPGQALSYYLGQMAMESNRARAESALGEKFDIRHFHDTVLQLGSVPLSVLEQRIDRFIEEGGVSPYQ